One genomic region from Balaenoptera musculus isolate JJ_BM4_2016_0621 chromosome X, mBalMus1.pri.v3, whole genome shotgun sequence encodes:
- the PLAC1 gene encoding placenta-specific protein 1 → MKVFKLIGGLVFLTSVFSACSGQNPMTVLCSIDWFIVTVHPFMLNNDVYVHFHELHLGLGCPANHVQPHAYQFTYRVTECGIRAKAVSQDMVLYNTELHYASKHTSSKYVIPVSCTAPQRSAWPTMPCARKAASEGAITTRDGETCYEVFTSSQSSRRPSCDCPPCVFNEEGQTRGPYHQAEAQEAHPVQFSSFVNTSENWSLRLDDQIASM, encoded by the coding sequence ATGAAAGTTTTCAAGTTGATAGGAGGGCTAGTCTTCCTCACCTCTGTGTTTTCGGCCTGTTCCGGACAAAATCCGATGACTGTTCTGTGCTCCATAGACTGGTTCATAGTCACCGTACACCCCTTCATGTTGAACAATGACGTATATGTGCACTTTCATGAGTTGCACTTGGGACTGGGTTGCCCTGCCAACCATGTTCAGCCCCATGCCTACCAGTTCACCTACCGTGTGACGGAATGTGGCATCAGGGCCAAGGCTGTCTCTCAGGACATGGTTCTCTACAACACCGAGCTGCACTATGCTTCCAAGCATACGTCGTCTAAGTACGTGATCCCAGTGTCCTGCACTGCCCCGCAACGTTCCGCGTGGCCCACGATGCCCTGCGCCAGGAAAGCAGCCAGCGAGGGAGCCATCACAACCCGGGATGGTGAGACGTGCTACGAGGTGTTCACCTCGTCACAGTCCAGCCGAAGGCCCAGCTGTGACTGTCCGCCTTGTGTCTTCAACGAAGAAGGGCAGACCCGGGGCCCATATCACCAAGCAGAGGCTCAGGAGGCCCATCCCGtgcagttttcttcctttgttaatACTTCTGAGAACTGGTCTCTTCGCCTGGATGATCAGATTGCGTCCATGTGA